From Cellulosimicrobium cellulans, the proteins below share one genomic window:
- a CDS encoding RNA polymerase sigma factor, with translation MTDVSRTVEAVWRIESPRLVAGLARTLRDVGLAEEVAQEAFVAALEQWPEQGVPDNPGAWLTTVARRRAVDLVRRERTRDAKYARLAADLAAPGAGSGAATTAVAHPGDGGAVLVGSVPSPDAIVEDPVGDDLLALVLVACHPVLPRDSRVALTLRLVGGLTTDEIARAFLVPSATVGQRISRAKRTLAEANVPFDVPQADELAARVPAVLEVVYLVFTEGYAATSGDTWVRRELAEDAMRLGRVLAGLLPGEPEVHGLVALMELQASRFAARSGPDGEPVLLQDQDRARWDRLLLRHGLAALDRALALGTRAGKALGPYSLQAAIAACHARAATWADTDWEAIVALYDALASVAPSPVVELNRAVAVGYADGPEAALVVLDAVADDPRLARHHLYGAVRGDLLTRLGRHAEAADVLEHAAALAPTRHERQLLLERAAAASSSADQHPARGREVEPPGPR, from the coding sequence ATGACCGACGTCTCCCGCACGGTCGAGGCCGTGTGGCGCATCGAGTCGCCACGGCTCGTCGCGGGCCTGGCCCGGACCCTGCGGGACGTCGGCCTCGCCGAGGAGGTCGCCCAGGAGGCGTTCGTCGCCGCGCTCGAGCAGTGGCCCGAGCAGGGCGTCCCCGACAACCCCGGCGCGTGGCTGACGACGGTCGCGCGCCGCCGCGCCGTCGACCTGGTCCGCCGCGAGCGCACGCGCGACGCGAAGTACGCGCGGCTCGCGGCGGACCTCGCCGCGCCCGGTGCGGGGTCCGGCGCGGCGACGACGGCGGTCGCGCACCCCGGCGACGGCGGCGCGGTCCTCGTGGGGTCGGTCCCGTCCCCCGACGCGATCGTCGAGGACCCCGTCGGCGACGACCTGCTCGCGCTCGTCCTCGTCGCCTGCCACCCCGTGCTCCCGCGCGACTCCCGCGTCGCGCTCACCCTGCGACTCGTGGGAGGCCTGACGACGGACGAGATCGCGCGCGCGTTCCTCGTCCCCTCCGCGACCGTCGGGCAGCGCATCTCCCGCGCCAAGCGGACGCTCGCGGAGGCCAACGTCCCCTTCGACGTCCCGCAGGCCGACGAGCTCGCCGCCCGCGTGCCCGCCGTGCTCGAGGTCGTGTACCTCGTCTTCACCGAGGGGTACGCCGCGACGTCGGGCGACACGTGGGTGCGGCGCGAGCTCGCGGAGGACGCCATGCGGCTCGGCCGCGTGCTCGCCGGGCTGCTGCCGGGCGAGCCGGAGGTGCACGGTCTCGTCGCGCTCATGGAGCTCCAGGCGTCCCGGTTCGCGGCCCGGTCAGGACCCGACGGCGAGCCCGTGCTGCTCCAGGACCAGGACCGCGCGCGCTGGGACCGGCTCCTCCTGCGGCACGGCCTCGCCGCGCTCGACCGCGCGCTCGCGCTCGGCACCCGCGCCGGGAAGGCGCTCGGCCCCTACTCGCTCCAGGCCGCGATCGCCGCGTGCCACGCACGCGCCGCGACGTGGGCGGACACCGACTGGGAGGCGATCGTCGCGCTCTACGACGCGCTGGCGTCGGTCGCCCCCTCCCCCGTGGTCGAGCTCAACCGCGCCGTGGCCGTGGGGTACGCGGACGGCCCCGAGGCCGCGCTCGTCGTGCTCGACGCCGTCGCGGACGACCCGCGCCTGGCCCGCCACCACCTCTACGGCGCGGTGCGCGGCGACCTCCTGACCCGGCTGGGCCGGCACGCCGAGGCCGCCGACGTCCTCGAGCACGCCGCCGCCCTGGCCCCGACCCGCCACGAGCGCCAGCTCCTCCTGGAGCGCGCCGCCGCGGCATCGTCGTCCGCCGACCAGCACCCCGCCCGTGGTCGCGAGGTAGAACCCCCGGGCCCGAGGTAG
- a CDS encoding YciI family protein, producing the protein MRVMVMITGNGADEDKIAPTQEMLAQMGAYNEELVKAGIMLDGQGLQPTAKAARVVFSGGETSVVDGPFTESKEIVAGYWIWQVSSLEEAVEWARKCPSDPSSGLEEVLEIRPIFEIEDFGAEYTPEQREKDERLAEQIRAQQGS; encoded by the coding sequence ATGCGAGTCATGGTCATGATCACGGGCAACGGGGCCGACGAGGACAAGATCGCCCCCACGCAGGAGATGCTCGCCCAGATGGGCGCGTACAACGAGGAGCTCGTCAAGGCGGGCATCATGCTCGACGGGCAGGGCCTGCAGCCCACCGCCAAGGCCGCGCGCGTCGTGTTCAGCGGGGGCGAGACGTCGGTCGTCGACGGTCCGTTCACCGAGTCCAAGGAGATCGTCGCCGGGTACTGGATCTGGCAGGTCTCCTCGCTCGAGGAGGCCGTCGAGTGGGCGCGCAAGTGCCCGAGCGACCCGAGCTCCGGGCTCGAGGAGGTCCTCGAGATCCGGCCGATCTTCGAGATCGAGGACTTCGGCGCCGAGTACACGCCCGAGCAGCGCGAGAAGGACGAGCGCCTCGCCGAGCAGATCCGCGCGCAGCAGGGCTCCTGA
- a CDS encoding ABC transporter ATP-binding protein, whose product MSTTTTPILRATGLAAGYGGPDVVHGIDLDVVPGTPPVGIVGESGAGKSTVVRALVGLVRPTAGHVTYAGRTVTKLSRRDKKQFTADVRRVSQDGLAGIGIDPRWTVDRTLSAALKDARRAGRPSGRSVEDLLGDVALDARYAPRTIHSLSGGEKQRVALAVALATRPRALLLDEPLTAVDPAMRGDVVRRLGDATAELGTAVLLVSHDLELVERLCPTVHVLADGTFVTSGALRDVFAGTAPGADHPSVRGLAEAAPLAVQRFR is encoded by the coding sequence ATGAGCACGACGACGACCCCGATCCTGCGCGCCACCGGCCTCGCGGCCGGCTACGGAGGGCCCGACGTCGTGCACGGCATCGACCTCGACGTCGTGCCCGGCACCCCGCCGGTCGGGATCGTCGGCGAGTCGGGCGCCGGCAAGTCCACGGTCGTGCGGGCGCTCGTGGGGCTCGTGCGCCCGACCGCGGGGCACGTCACGTACGCCGGTCGCACGGTCACCAAACTCTCGCGCCGCGACAAGAAGCAGTTCACCGCCGACGTCCGCCGCGTCTCCCAGGACGGCCTCGCCGGGATCGGGATCGACCCGCGCTGGACCGTCGACCGCACGCTGTCCGCCGCGCTCAAGGACGCGCGGCGCGCCGGCCGCCCGAGCGGACGGTCCGTCGAGGACCTGCTCGGCGACGTCGCGCTCGATGCCCGGTACGCGCCGCGCACGATCCACTCCCTCTCCGGGGGCGAGAAGCAGCGGGTCGCGCTCGCCGTGGCGCTCGCCACGCGCCCGCGCGCCCTGCTCCTCGACGAGCCGCTCACCGCCGTCGACCCGGCGATGCGCGGCGACGTCGTGCGACGCCTCGGCGACGCGACGGCCGAGCTCGGCACCGCGGTGCTGCTCGTCTCGCACGACCTGGAGCTCGTCGAGCGCCTGTGCCCCACCGTGCACGTGCTCGCCGACGGGACCTTCGTGACCTCCGGGGCGCTGCGCGACGTCTTCGCCGGCACCGCCCCGGGCGCCGACCACCCCTCGGTTCGTGGGCTCGCCGAGGCCGCCCCGCTCGCGGTGCAGCGCTTCCGCTGA
- a CDS encoding SpoIIE family protein phosphatase yields MTRTVDEPELLAPGEAVDLDNCAREPIHVPGMIQPRGVLLVVREHDGVLLQASANVARHLGVTAEELAGRPLADALGADPARRLLDHAANVGDLATRNPVTLPLDRWDGTPRAVDAVLHRPPLPADGPEPEPVLVVELETAAGARPLTFPNTYLAVRHALRDLERAATLDELYDDAARHVRELTGFDRVMIYRFDAAYNGEVVAEARREDLNAFLGLHYPASDIPPQARALYEKNWIRLIADVDYAPQPVVPTLLPTTGAPLDLTYSTLRSVSPIHLEYLRNMGVRASMSISLLREGRLWGLIACHHYAGPHEPPYEVRTAAEFLGSALSVRLVAQAEDEREAEVRRAEGVLAHLAADSRDESVPIGTALTRSGWLRRLVRADGAVVVAEGGLIKVGNVPDEDGCRALVAWVLGHGEDLVATEALGRDAPEVAALAPDVAGVLGIVLPEGQVVVWVRDEVLRHVDWGGDPYNKAIAQREGETVRLSPRKSFQRWREVVRGHSAPWTSDQTDVATSLRGHLVEALYVRGRKAVRATEELQRSLLPALLPDVPGWTLQSRYESAGTGLVGGDWYDALVLPSGRLALVVGDVTGHGLQAAATMGQLGTTLRAALVSTGSAVEAVARLGEVARWTLPGEVATLAVALLDPESGVVEHVSVGHPPLLVVGPDGTTAWAERASVPPLGIVDRVPTARVLQVPRGGALVLYSDGLVERRGESIRDGLRRLAGVFRAGPDVDVDGIVTAARDPRSADDATLLLVRRDA; encoded by the coding sequence GTGACCAGGACGGTCGACGAGCCGGAGCTGCTGGCGCCCGGCGAGGCGGTGGACCTCGACAACTGCGCGCGCGAGCCCATCCACGTGCCCGGCATGATCCAGCCCCGCGGCGTGCTGCTCGTCGTGCGGGAGCACGACGGCGTGCTGCTCCAGGCGTCGGCGAACGTCGCGCGGCACCTGGGCGTCACGGCCGAGGAGCTGGCCGGCCGGCCGCTCGCCGACGCGCTGGGCGCGGACCCGGCTCGCCGGTTGCTCGACCACGCCGCGAACGTGGGCGACCTCGCCACGCGCAACCCCGTGACGCTGCCCCTCGACCGCTGGGACGGGACACCGCGCGCAGTCGACGCGGTGCTCCACCGACCCCCGCTGCCCGCGGACGGGCCGGAGCCGGAGCCGGTGCTCGTCGTCGAGCTCGAGACCGCGGCGGGCGCGCGCCCGCTGACGTTCCCCAACACGTACCTGGCCGTGCGGCACGCGCTACGCGACCTCGAGCGCGCCGCGACGCTCGACGAGCTGTACGACGACGCGGCCCGGCACGTGCGTGAGCTCACCGGGTTCGACCGGGTGATGATCTACCGCTTCGACGCCGCGTACAACGGCGAGGTGGTCGCCGAGGCGCGCCGCGAGGACCTCAACGCGTTCCTCGGGCTGCACTACCCGGCGTCGGACATCCCGCCGCAGGCCCGCGCGCTGTACGAGAAGAACTGGATCCGGCTCATCGCGGACGTGGACTACGCGCCGCAGCCGGTCGTGCCGACGCTCCTGCCGACCACGGGTGCACCGCTCGACCTCACCTACTCCACGCTCCGCAGCGTCTCGCCCATCCACCTCGAGTACCTGCGCAACATGGGCGTGCGCGCGTCGATGTCGATCTCGCTCCTGCGGGAGGGCAGGCTGTGGGGGCTCATCGCGTGCCACCACTACGCCGGTCCGCACGAGCCGCCGTACGAGGTGCGCACGGCTGCGGAGTTCCTCGGCTCGGCGCTCTCGGTCCGCCTCGTCGCGCAGGCGGAGGACGAGCGCGAGGCCGAGGTGCGGCGCGCGGAGGGCGTCCTCGCCCACCTCGCCGCCGACAGCCGCGACGAGAGCGTCCCGATCGGCACCGCGCTCACGCGCTCCGGGTGGCTCCGCCGCCTCGTCCGGGCGGACGGCGCGGTCGTCGTCGCCGAGGGCGGCCTCATCAAGGTCGGCAACGTGCCCGACGAGGACGGGTGCCGCGCGCTCGTGGCCTGGGTGCTGGGCCACGGCGAGGACCTGGTCGCGACCGAGGCGCTGGGCCGCGACGCGCCCGAGGTGGCGGCGCTCGCGCCCGACGTCGCCGGGGTGCTGGGCATCGTGCTCCCCGAGGGGCAGGTCGTCGTGTGGGTGCGTGACGAGGTGCTGCGGCACGTCGACTGGGGCGGCGACCCGTACAACAAGGCGATCGCGCAGCGCGAGGGCGAGACGGTCCGGCTGAGCCCGCGCAAGTCGTTCCAGCGTTGGCGCGAGGTCGTGCGCGGCCACAGCGCGCCGTGGACGTCGGACCAGACCGACGTCGCGACGTCGTTGCGCGGCCACCTCGTGGAGGCGCTGTACGTGCGCGGGCGCAAGGCCGTGCGGGCGACGGAGGAGCTCCAGCGCAGCCTCCTGCCGGCGCTCCTGCCCGACGTCCCGGGCTGGACCCTGCAGTCCCGCTACGAGTCCGCCGGCACCGGTCTGGTCGGCGGCGACTGGTACGACGCCCTCGTGCTCCCCTCGGGCCGGCTCGCGCTCGTGGTCGGCGACGTCACGGGGCACGGGCTCCAGGCGGCCGCGACGATGGGCCAGCTCGGCACGACCCTGCGCGCGGCGCTCGTGAGCACGGGATCGGCGGTCGAGGCGGTGGCGCGGCTGGGTGAGGTCGCCCGCTGGACGCTGCCGGGCGAGGTCGCGACGCTCGCGGTCGCGCTCCTGGACCCGGAGAGCGGCGTCGTCGAGCACGTGTCGGTGGGCCACCCGCCCCTGCTCGTCGTCGGGCCGGACGGCACGACGGCGTGGGCCGAACGCGCGAGCGTCCCTCCGTTGGGGATCGTGGACCGCGTCCCGACGGCGCGCGTGCTCCAGGTGCCGCGCGGGGGAGCGCTCGTGCTCTACAGCGACGGGCTGGTCGAGCGTCGGGGCGAGTCGATCCGGGACGGGCTGAGGCGCCTCGCCGGGGTCTTCAGGGCGGGACCGGACGTGGACGTCGACGGCATCGTCACCGCGGCGCGCGACCCGCGCTCCGCCGACGACGCGACGCTGCTCCTGGTGCGCCGCGACGCCTGA
- a CDS encoding ATP-binding protein, whose protein sequence is MSVEHAAVPVGFVEIGSWPLRGLGDLATLREGLHRLLTGGPLPPDRALEATPERVVLVASELATNALRHGLPPTRVRLLSDGRELVVDVVDHSPDAPVVAGRRSPGAGGFGLVLAQRASTAVGWCRAGTGEKHVWARFDVPVFRAGASVRSALLPVG, encoded by the coding sequence GTGAGCGTCGAGCACGCCGCGGTCCCCGTCGGCTTCGTCGAGATCGGCTCCTGGCCGCTGCGCGGCCTGGGCGACCTCGCGACGCTGCGCGAGGGCCTGCACCGCCTGCTCACGGGCGGGCCGCTCCCGCCGGACCGCGCGCTCGAGGCGACGCCGGAGCGCGTCGTCCTCGTCGCGAGCGAGCTCGCCACCAACGCCCTGCGCCACGGCCTGCCGCCCACGCGCGTCCGGCTGCTCAGCGACGGGCGCGAGCTCGTCGTCGACGTCGTCGACCACTCGCCGGACGCGCCCGTGGTCGCCGGTCGGCGCTCACCGGGCGCGGGCGGGTTCGGCCTGGTGCTCGCCCAGCGGGCGTCGACGGCCGTCGGCTGGTGCCGGGCCGGTACCGGCGAGAAGCACGTGTGGGCGCGGTTCGATGTCCCGGTCTTCCGTGCCGGGGCCTCGGTGCGCAGCGCGCTCCTCCCCGTCGGCTGA
- a CDS encoding STAS domain-containing protein produces MTPTTSGDVLTTSGGTRWTMRGEIDAAVQARREDELLRIAQSANERIHVDLGEVTFMDSGGLRLLYHAATAGSGAPVLERVPRRVRDLLELSGVVDLFEFADDTTGEGGA; encoded by the coding sequence GTGACCCCGACGACGAGCGGCGACGTCCTGACGACGAGCGGCGGTACGCGCTGGACGATGCGGGGCGAGATCGACGCCGCGGTCCAGGCCCGGCGCGAGGACGAGCTGCTGCGGATCGCACAGTCCGCGAACGAGCGCATCCACGTCGACCTCGGCGAGGTGACCTTCATGGACTCGGGCGGCCTGCGGCTGCTGTACCACGCCGCGACCGCGGGCTCGGGAGCTCCCGTGCTGGAACGCGTCCCGCGCCGCGTCCGCGACCTGCTCGAGCTCAGCGGGGTCGTCGACCTCTTCGAGTTCGCGGACGACACGACCGGCGAGGGCGGCGCGTGA
- a CDS encoding beta-galactosidase: MSTPTPFRWLRRPGPHTPPGTVTTDGTTGTYAPSGLSYGADYNPDQWPREVWAEDVRLMREAGVTVVSLAIFSWARIQPTEDTWDFAWLDEVMELLHAHGIGVDLATATASPPPWLTTKHPEILPQTRTGETLWPGARQQWRPTSPVFREHALRLVERMAERYGDHPALVAWHVSNELGCHNVDDFSDDAAAAFRTWLRERYTTLDALNDAWGTAFWSQRYSAWEQVLPPRLAASHPNPTQQLDFKRFSSDALRQYLRAEAAILRRTTPDVPVTTNFMVMGETKGMDYAAWADELDFVSNDHYVLPGPQALDELSFSANLTGGIARHRPWFLMEHSTSAVNWQPVNVAKKPGELARDSLTHVAHGADAVCYFQWRQSAAGAEKYHSGMLPHAGERSRLFRDVVALGATLRDLAPVAGSAQKPARAAIVFDWDSWWTSELDSHPTDRLRYRQEALDWYSAFLALGVRADVVPTATDLAGYDVVVAPVLHVVPAHLRDRLTAFVEGGGHLVTTYFSGVVDQDDHAWLGGYPGALRDLLGIRVEEFAPLLDGESATVEVAGEQLEGTLWTEPVDVVDPDVDVLGWYKTGEQAGRAAVTRRTVRSGDSAGSAAYVSTRFGRLGLVPVLARLLDDAGVRSELPAAVRGDVELAVRTDGTDDFWFLVNRTTHPVEVPDVPGDVLTGRRLAPSGTADGVLLLEPRGVAVVRRDADHASRR, translated from the coding sequence ATGTCCACCCCCACCCCGTTCCGCTGGCTGCGCCGTCCCGGGCCGCACACGCCGCCGGGCACGGTGACCACCGACGGCACGACCGGCACGTACGCGCCGTCCGGACTGTCCTACGGCGCGGACTACAACCCGGACCAGTGGCCGCGCGAGGTCTGGGCCGAGGACGTGCGGCTCATGCGCGAGGCGGGCGTCACGGTGGTCTCGCTCGCGATCTTCTCGTGGGCCAGGATCCAGCCGACCGAGGACACGTGGGACTTCGCGTGGCTCGACGAGGTCATGGAGCTGCTCCACGCCCACGGCATCGGCGTCGACCTCGCGACCGCGACGGCCTCGCCGCCGCCGTGGCTCACGACGAAGCACCCGGAGATCCTGCCCCAGACCCGCACGGGCGAGACCCTGTGGCCGGGCGCCCGGCAGCAGTGGCGCCCGACGTCGCCGGTCTTCCGTGAGCACGCGCTGCGCCTCGTGGAGCGCATGGCCGAGCGCTACGGCGACCACCCGGCGCTCGTCGCGTGGCACGTCTCGAACGAGCTCGGCTGCCACAACGTCGACGACTTCTCCGACGACGCCGCCGCAGCCTTCCGCACCTGGCTGCGCGAGCGCTACACGACCCTCGACGCGCTCAACGACGCGTGGGGCACGGCGTTCTGGTCGCAGCGGTACAGCGCGTGGGAGCAGGTCCTGCCGCCGCGCCTCGCGGCGTCGCACCCGAACCCCACCCAGCAGCTCGACTTCAAGCGCTTCTCGTCCGACGCGCTGCGCCAGTACCTGCGCGCGGAGGCCGCGATCCTGCGCCGCACGACGCCCGACGTCCCCGTGACGACGAACTTCATGGTCATGGGCGAGACGAAGGGCATGGACTACGCCGCCTGGGCGGACGAGCTCGACTTCGTCTCCAACGACCACTACGTGCTCCCCGGCCCGCAGGCCCTGGACGAGCTCTCGTTCTCCGCCAACCTCACCGGGGGGATCGCCCGGCACCGGCCGTGGTTCCTCATGGAGCACTCGACGAGCGCGGTGAATTGGCAGCCCGTCAACGTCGCGAAGAAGCCGGGCGAGCTCGCGCGCGACTCGCTCACGCACGTCGCGCACGGCGCCGACGCGGTCTGCTACTTCCAGTGGCGGCAGTCCGCGGCGGGAGCCGAGAAGTACCACTCGGGCATGCTCCCGCACGCAGGTGAGCGCTCACGTCTCTTCCGCGACGTCGTCGCGCTCGGTGCGACGCTGCGCGACCTCGCGCCCGTCGCGGGCAGCGCGCAGAAGCCCGCGCGCGCCGCGATCGTCTTCGACTGGGACTCGTGGTGGACGAGCGAGCTCGACTCCCACCCCACGGACCGGCTGCGCTACCGCCAGGAGGCGCTCGACTGGTACTCGGCGTTCCTCGCGCTCGGCGTGCGCGCCGACGTCGTGCCGACGGCGACGGACCTCGCGGGGTACGACGTCGTCGTGGCCCCCGTGCTGCACGTCGTCCCGGCCCACCTGCGCGACCGCCTCACGGCGTTCGTCGAGGGCGGCGGCCACCTCGTGACGACCTACTTCTCGGGCGTCGTCGACCAGGACGACCACGCGTGGCTCGGCGGCTACCCCGGTGCGCTGCGCGACCTGCTCGGCATCCGCGTCGAGGAGTTCGCCCCGCTCCTGGACGGCGAGAGCGCGACCGTCGAGGTCGCGGGCGAGCAGCTCGAGGGGACGCTGTGGACCGAGCCGGTCGACGTCGTGGACCCCGACGTCGACGTGCTGGGCTGGTACAAGACCGGCGAGCAGGCCGGGCGCGCGGCGGTGACCCGCCGGACCGTCCGGTCCGGCGACAGCGCGGGCTCGGCCGCGTACGTCTCCACGCGGTTCGGCCGCCTCGGGCTCGTCCCCGTGCTCGCCCGCCTGCTCGACGACGCGGGCGTGCGCAGCGAGCTGCCCGCCGCCGTCCGCGGCGACGTCGAGCTCGCGGTGCGCACGGACGGCACCGACGACTTCTGGTTCCTCGTCAACCGCACGACGCACCCGGTCGAGGTGCCCGACGTCCCGGGCGACGTCCTCACGGGCCGGCGCCTCGCGCCGTCGGGCACGGCGGACGGCGTGCTCCTGCTCGAGCCGCGCGGTGTCGCCGTCGTCCGCCGCGACGCCGATCACGCCTCGCGGCGGTGA
- a CDS encoding ABC transporter substrate-binding protein: MSIRTTRALRAVAATGVVTLALAACSSGGGNDSGADAGSADDVAAALEEGGSLTVWAWEPTLEDVVTDFEAKYPNVDVELVNAGTGNDQYTALQNAIAAGKGVPDVAQVEYYALPQFALSDALADLSSLGADQLDGTFTPGPWSAVQQGEGIFGLPMDSGPMALFYNEEVFTQHGIEVPTTWDGFVEAARALHAADPNVYITNDTGDAGFTTSLIWQAGGQPFRVDGTDVTIDLADEGSTQFAETWQTLLDEDLLAPVSSWSDEWYQGLGNGTIATLAIGAWMPANLESGVPDGAGKWRVAPLPQWEEGASASSENGGSALSVTAASSQQALAYGFLEYANAGDGVQARVDGGAFPATTAELGSDEFQGYESEYFGGQKINEVLAQSAADVVDGWSYLPFQVYANSIFNDTVGQAYVSDTTLAEGLTAWQDASAKYGTEQGFTVNE, translated from the coding sequence ATGTCCATCCGTACCACCCGCGCCCTGCGTGCTGTCGCCGCCACCGGCGTCGTCACGCTCGCCCTGGCTGCCTGCAGCTCCGGCGGCGGCAACGACTCCGGCGCGGACGCCGGCTCGGCCGACGACGTCGCCGCGGCCCTCGAGGAGGGCGGCAGCCTCACGGTGTGGGCCTGGGAGCCCACGCTCGAGGACGTCGTCACCGACTTCGAGGCGAAGTACCCGAACGTCGACGTCGAGCTTGTCAACGCCGGCACCGGCAACGACCAGTACACGGCGCTGCAGAACGCGATCGCGGCCGGCAAGGGCGTGCCCGACGTCGCGCAGGTCGAGTACTACGCGCTCCCCCAGTTCGCCCTCTCGGACGCGCTCGCCGACCTCTCCTCGCTCGGCGCGGACCAGCTCGACGGGACGTTCACGCCCGGCCCGTGGAGCGCCGTCCAGCAGGGCGAGGGCATCTTCGGCCTCCCCATGGACTCCGGCCCCATGGCCCTCTTCTACAACGAGGAGGTCTTCACGCAGCACGGCATCGAGGTGCCGACGACGTGGGACGGCTTCGTGGAGGCGGCCCGCGCGCTGCACGCCGCGGACCCGAACGTCTACATCACCAACGACACCGGCGACGCGGGCTTCACGACGTCGCTCATCTGGCAGGCCGGCGGCCAGCCCTTCCGGGTCGACGGCACCGACGTGACCATCGACCTCGCGGACGAGGGCAGCACGCAGTTCGCCGAGACCTGGCAGACGCTCCTCGACGAGGACCTGCTCGCGCCGGTCAGCTCGTGGAGCGACGAGTGGTACCAGGGCCTCGGCAACGGCACGATCGCGACGCTCGCGATCGGCGCCTGGATGCCCGCGAACCTCGAGTCGGGCGTGCCCGACGGCGCCGGCAAGTGGCGCGTCGCCCCGCTCCCCCAGTGGGAGGAGGGCGCGTCGGCCAGCTCGGAGAACGGCGGCTCCGCCCTGTCCGTGACCGCCGCGAGCTCGCAGCAGGCGCTCGCCTACGGCTTCCTCGAGTACGCGAACGCGGGCGACGGCGTGCAGGCGCGCGTCGACGGCGGCGCGTTCCCGGCCACGACGGCCGAGCTGGGTTCGGACGAGTTCCAGGGCTACGAGTCGGAGTACTTCGGCGGCCAGAAGATCAACGAGGTCCTCGCGCAGTCGGCCGCCGACGTCGTCGACGGCTGGTCCTACCTGCCGTTCCAGGTCTACGCGAACTCGATCTTCAACGACACCGTCGGCCAGGCCTACGTGTCGGACACGACCCTCGCCGAGGGCCTCACGGCCTGGCAGGACGCGTCCGCGAAGTACGGGACCGAGCAGGGCTTCACCGTCAACGAGTGA
- a CDS encoding carbohydrate ABC transporter permease, giving the protein MTATTPSTPAVPATARTTARKPVRLRSRAPHSVARPRRSVLMTVLAGIVLVYALVPLFWLVVNASKTQSSLFSSFGLWFSGDFALFDNIARTLTYDDGIFGRWFANTLLYVVLGAGGATFLAVLGGYALAKFDFPGKRGVFATVIGAVAVPGTALAVPTFLMFSQMGLTNTPWAVIIPSLISPFGLYLMWVFAAESIPTELLEAARVDGSSEGRTFFQVSLPLLAPGIVTVLLFTMVATWNNYFLPLIMLKDPDWYPLTLGLNAWNAQAATAGGEAIFDLVITGSLLTILPLVAAFLLLQRHWQSGLAAGSVKE; this is encoded by the coding sequence ATGACCGCCACGACCCCCTCGACCCCGGCGGTCCCCGCCACGGCCCGCACGACGGCGCGCAAGCCCGTGCGCCTGCGCTCGCGCGCCCCCCACAGCGTGGCCCGCCCGCGCCGCAGCGTCCTGATGACCGTCCTGGCCGGCATCGTCCTGGTCTACGCGCTCGTGCCGCTCTTCTGGCTCGTCGTCAACGCGTCCAAGACGCAGTCGAGCCTGTTCAGCTCGTTCGGCCTGTGGTTCAGCGGCGACTTCGCGCTGTTCGACAACATCGCGCGCACCCTCACGTACGACGACGGCATCTTCGGCCGCTGGTTCGCCAACACCCTCCTGTACGTCGTGCTCGGCGCCGGCGGAGCGACGTTCCTCGCCGTCCTCGGCGGGTACGCGCTCGCCAAGTTCGACTTCCCGGGCAAGCGCGGCGTCTTCGCGACGGTCATCGGCGCGGTCGCCGTGCCCGGCACCGCGCTCGCCGTCCCGACGTTCCTCATGTTCAGCCAGATGGGCCTCACCAACACCCCGTGGGCCGTCATCATCCCGTCGCTCATCTCGCCGTTCGGCCTCTACCTCATGTGGGTGTTCGCGGCGGAGTCGATCCCGACGGAGCTGCTCGAGGCGGCGCGCGTGGACGGCTCGAGCGAGGGCCGCACGTTCTTCCAGGTCTCCCTGCCGCTGCTCGCGCCCGGGATCGTCACGGTCCTGCTCTTCACCATGGTCGCGACCTGGAACAACTACTTCCTGCCGCTGATCATGCTCAAGGACCCCGACTGGTACCCCCTGACGCTCGGCCTCAACGCGTGGAACGCGCAGGCCGCGACCGCGGGCGGCGAGGCGATCTTCGACCTCGTGATCACCGGCTCGCTGCTGACGATCCTCCCGCTCGTCGCCGCCTTCCTGCTCCTCCAGCGCCACTGGCAGTCCGGCCTCGCGGCCGGGTCCGTCAAGGAGTGA